Proteins from a single region of Apium graveolens cultivar Ventura chromosome 7, ASM990537v1, whole genome shotgun sequence:
- the LOC141672671 gene encoding uncharacterized protein LOC141672671 isoform X3 yields the protein MSYANVVRGTISAMAPNSQTNRRSNNNNATSSDNSQSQNDTQHIDNKSHPLYLHNNDQPGMILISKKLLGSENYASWKRSMQIALSAKNKLVIVTGDFVAPAESSPLFVHWKRVNDMVITWILNTVSDDISNSMTYLDNAFTVWSELSERFSAVTGHKFYETQRDLFKLEQGNDSVEFYFHKLKGFWDELRALSPTVKCTCGATKDWEEQIEKTGLIQFLMGLYSSYTAARGQLLMMSPWPTVNQAFMLLKQEERQRQTQNSFASPVAMMVNMSKSVQAGSSYAQNRFSDRPSNSIPECSHCHYRGHTKEKCYKLHGYPTDHPNHPNNKGKRKISNPRFFNPAAAMQVSQHQSNQPDQTSTDHHLTSEIDALQSQLDSLMKCFNNQASGSDSSISGPAVSTPYSMATHIAVSRPDITYVVHHLSQFLQTPRVPHMLAVQRVL from the exons ATGTCATATGCTAACGTTGTTCGAGGCACAATCTCAGCAATGGCTCCTAATTCACAAACTAATCGTCGATCTAACAATAATAATGCTACTTCTTCTGATAATTCACAATCACAAAATGATACTCAACACATCGACAACAAATCTCATCCTCTTTACCTACACAACAATGACCAGCCTGGAATGATACTCATTTCCAAGAAACTTTTAGGATCTGAGAACTATGCCTCCTGGAAAAGATCTATGCAAATTGCATTATCTGCCAAGAATAAACTTGTAATTGTAACTGGTGACTTTGTCGCACCCGCTGAATCTTCTCCTTTATTTGTTCATTGGAAACGTGTAAATGACATGGTCATAACTTGGATCTTGAATACGGTTTCTGATGATATTAGCAATAGTATGACCTATTTGGATAATGCCTTTACTGTTTGGAGTGAGCTCAGTGAGCGTTTCTCAGCTGTGACTGGTCATAAGTTTTATGAGACACAACGAGACCTGTTCAAATTGGAACAAGGCAATGATTCTGTTGAGTTTTACTTTCACAAGTTGAAAGGTTTCTGGGATGAGTTACGGGCTCTTTCTCCAACTGTGAAGTGCACCTGTGGTGCCACCAAAGATTGGGAAGAACAGATTGAAAAGACTGGGTTAATACAGTTCCTGATGGGGTTATATTCGAGCTATACTGCTGCTCGTGGTCAGCTTTTAATGATGTCCCCTTGGCCTACTGTGAACCAGGCGTTCATGTTGCTCAAACAAGAAGAGAGACAGAGGCAAACTCAGAATTCTTTTGCTTCACCTGTTGCCATGATGGTCAATATGTCAAAATCTGTTCAAGCTGGTTCTTCTTATGCTCAAAATCGCTTCAGTGATAGACCTTCTAATTCAATACCAGAATGCTCTCATTGTCATTATAGAGGTCACACTAAAGAAAAATGCTATAAACTGCACGGTTATCCGACTGATCATCCTAATCACCCCAACAACAAAGGGAAACGCAAGATTTCTAATCCCAGGTTTTTTAATCCAGCTGCAGCAATGCAAGTGTCTCAACATCAGAGTAATCAGCCTGATCAGACCTCTACTGATCATCACTTGACCTCAGAAATCGATGCTCTACAATCACAGCTAGATTCACTCATGAAGTGTTTTAATAATCAAGCATCTGGTTCTGACAGTTCTATTTCAGGTCCTGCTGTTTCTACTCCCTATAGCATGGCAACTCATATTGCAG TATCCAGGCCTGACATTACTTATGTGGTACATCATCTCAGTCAATTCTTGCAGACTCCTCGTGTACCTCATATGTTAGCAGTCCAACGTGTGTTATGA
- the LOC141672671 gene encoding uncharacterized protein LOC141672671 isoform X1, with product MSYANVVRGTISAMAPNSQTNRRSNNNNATSSDNSQSQNDTQHIDNKSHPLYLHNNDQPGMILISKKLLGSENYASWKRSMQIALSAKNKLVIVTGDFVAPAESSPLFVHWKRVNDMVITWILNTVSDDISNSMTYLDNAFTVWSELSERFSAVTGHKFYETQRDLFKLEQGNDSVEFYFHKLKGFWDELRALSPTVKCTCGATKDWEEQIEKTGLIQFLMGLYSSYTAARGQLLMMSPWPTVNQAFMLLKQEERQRQTQNSFASPVAMMVNMSKSVQAGSSYAQNRFSDRPSNSIPECSHCHYRGHTKEKCYKLHGYPTDHPNHPNNKGKRKISNPRFFNPAAAMQVSQHQSNQPDQTSTDHHLTSEIDALQSQLDSLMKCFNNQASGSDSSISGPAVSTPYSMATHIAGIYLHQHKFILDMLIETGLKNCKPLSLPVEVTVKLSPTYGILLDDPSLYQKFMGKLLYLTVSRPDITYVVHHLSQFLQTPRVPHMLAVQRVL from the exons ATGTCATATGCTAACGTTGTTCGAGGCACAATCTCAGCAATGGCTCCTAATTCACAAACTAATCGTCGATCTAACAATAATAATGCTACTTCTTCTGATAATTCACAATCACAAAATGATACTCAACACATCGACAACAAATCTCATCCTCTTTACCTACACAACAATGACCAGCCTGGAATGATACTCATTTCCAAGAAACTTTTAGGATCTGAGAACTATGCCTCCTGGAAAAGATCTATGCAAATTGCATTATCTGCCAAGAATAAACTTGTAATTGTAACTGGTGACTTTGTCGCACCCGCTGAATCTTCTCCTTTATTTGTTCATTGGAAACGTGTAAATGACATGGTCATAACTTGGATCTTGAATACGGTTTCTGATGATATTAGCAATAGTATGACCTATTTGGATAATGCCTTTACTGTTTGGAGTGAGCTCAGTGAGCGTTTCTCAGCTGTGACTGGTCATAAGTTTTATGAGACACAACGAGACCTGTTCAAATTGGAACAAGGCAATGATTCTGTTGAGTTTTACTTTCACAAGTTGAAAGGTTTCTGGGATGAGTTACGGGCTCTTTCTCCAACTGTGAAGTGCACCTGTGGTGCCACCAAAGATTGGGAAGAACAGATTGAAAAGACTGGGTTAATACAGTTCCTGATGGGGTTATATTCGAGCTATACTGCTGCTCGTGGTCAGCTTTTAATGATGTCCCCTTGGCCTACTGTGAACCAGGCGTTCATGTTGCTCAAACAAGAAGAGAGACAGAGGCAAACTCAGAATTCTTTTGCTTCACCTGTTGCCATGATGGTCAATATGTCAAAATCTGTTCAAGCTGGTTCTTCTTATGCTCAAAATCGCTTCAGTGATAGACCTTCTAATTCAATACCAGAATGCTCTCATTGTCATTATAGAGGTCACACTAAAGAAAAATGCTATAAACTGCACGGTTATCCGACTGATCATCCTAATCACCCCAACAACAAAGGGAAACGCAAGATTTCTAATCCCAGGTTTTTTAATCCAGCTGCAGCAATGCAAGTGTCTCAACATCAGAGTAATCAGCCTGATCAGACCTCTACTGATCATCACTTGACCTCAGAAATCGATGCTCTACAATCACAGCTAGATTCACTCATGAAGTGTTTTAATAATCAAGCATCTGGTTCTGACAGTTCTATTTCAGGTCCTGCTGTTTCTACTCCCTATAGCATGGCAACTCATATTGCAG GAATTTATTTACATCAACATAAATTTATCCTTGATATGCTCATCGAAACTGGTTTGAAAAATTGCAAACCTTTATCTCTTCCTGTTGAAGTTACTGTGAAGCTTTCTCCTACATATGGTATATTACTTGATGATCCATCTCTTTATCAAAAATTCATGGGAAAACTTTTATATCTTACAGTATCCAGGCCTGACATTACTTATGTGGTACATCATCTCAGTCAATTCTTGCAGACTCCTCGTGTACCTCATATGTTAGCAGTCCAACGTGTGTTATGA
- the LOC141672671 gene encoding uncharacterized protein LOC141672671 isoform X2 gives MSYANVVRGTISAMAPNSQTNRRSNNNNATSSDNSQSQNDTQHIDNKSHPLYLHNNDQPGMILISKKLLGSENYASWKRSMQIALSAKNKLVIVTGDFVAPAESSPLFVHWKRVNDMVITWILNTVSDDISNSMTYLDNAFTVWSELSERFSAVTGHKFYETQRDLFKLEQGNDSVEFYFHKLKGFWDELRALSPTVKCTCGATKDWEEQIEKTGLIQFLMGLYSSYTAARGQLLMMSPWPTVNQAFMLLKQEERQRQTQNSFASPVAMMVNMSKSVQAGSSYAQNRFSDRPSNSIPECSHCHYRGHTKEKCYKLHGYPTDHPNHPNNKGKRKISNPRFFNPAAAMQVSQHQSNQPDQTSTDHHLTSEIDALQSQLDSLMKCFNNQASGSDSSISGPAVSTPYSMATHIAGIYLHQHKFILDMLIETGLKNCKPLSLPVEVTVKLSPTYVNSCRLLVYLIC, from the exons ATGTCATATGCTAACGTTGTTCGAGGCACAATCTCAGCAATGGCTCCTAATTCACAAACTAATCGTCGATCTAACAATAATAATGCTACTTCTTCTGATAATTCACAATCACAAAATGATACTCAACACATCGACAACAAATCTCATCCTCTTTACCTACACAACAATGACCAGCCTGGAATGATACTCATTTCCAAGAAACTTTTAGGATCTGAGAACTATGCCTCCTGGAAAAGATCTATGCAAATTGCATTATCTGCCAAGAATAAACTTGTAATTGTAACTGGTGACTTTGTCGCACCCGCTGAATCTTCTCCTTTATTTGTTCATTGGAAACGTGTAAATGACATGGTCATAACTTGGATCTTGAATACGGTTTCTGATGATATTAGCAATAGTATGACCTATTTGGATAATGCCTTTACTGTTTGGAGTGAGCTCAGTGAGCGTTTCTCAGCTGTGACTGGTCATAAGTTTTATGAGACACAACGAGACCTGTTCAAATTGGAACAAGGCAATGATTCTGTTGAGTTTTACTTTCACAAGTTGAAAGGTTTCTGGGATGAGTTACGGGCTCTTTCTCCAACTGTGAAGTGCACCTGTGGTGCCACCAAAGATTGGGAAGAACAGATTGAAAAGACTGGGTTAATACAGTTCCTGATGGGGTTATATTCGAGCTATACTGCTGCTCGTGGTCAGCTTTTAATGATGTCCCCTTGGCCTACTGTGAACCAGGCGTTCATGTTGCTCAAACAAGAAGAGAGACAGAGGCAAACTCAGAATTCTTTTGCTTCACCTGTTGCCATGATGGTCAATATGTCAAAATCTGTTCAAGCTGGTTCTTCTTATGCTCAAAATCGCTTCAGTGATAGACCTTCTAATTCAATACCAGAATGCTCTCATTGTCATTATAGAGGTCACACTAAAGAAAAATGCTATAAACTGCACGGTTATCCGACTGATCATCCTAATCACCCCAACAACAAAGGGAAACGCAAGATTTCTAATCCCAGGTTTTTTAATCCAGCTGCAGCAATGCAAGTGTCTCAACATCAGAGTAATCAGCCTGATCAGACCTCTACTGATCATCACTTGACCTCAGAAATCGATGCTCTACAATCACAGCTAGATTCACTCATGAAGTGTTTTAATAATCAAGCATCTGGTTCTGACAGTTCTATTTCAGGTCCTGCTGTTTCTACTCCCTATAGCATGGCAACTCATATTGCAG GAATTTATTTACATCAACATAAATTTATCCTTGATATGCTCATCGAAACTGGTTTGAAAAATTGCAAACCTTTATCTCTTCCTGTTGAAGTTACTGTGAAGCTTTCTCCTACATATG TCAATTCTTGCAGACTCCTCGTGTACCTCATATGTTAG
- the LOC141672671 gene encoding uncharacterized protein LOC141672671 isoform X4, producing the protein MSYANVVRGTISAMAPNSQTNRRSNNNNATSSDNSQSQNDTQHIDNKSHPLYLHNNDQPGMILISKKLLGSENYASWKRSMQIALSAKNKLVIVTGDFVAPAESSPLFVHWKRVNDMVITWILNTVSDDISNSMTYLDNAFTVWSELSERFSAVTGHKFYETQRDLFKLEQGNDSVEFYFHKLKGFWDELRALSPTVKCTCGATKDWEEQIEKTGLIQFLMGLYSSYTAARGQLLMMSPWPTVNQAFMLLKQEERQRQTQNSFASPVAMMVNMSKSVQAGSSYAQNRFSDRPSNSIPECSHCHYRGHTKEKCYKLHGYPTDHPNHPNNKGKRKISNPRFFNPAAAMQVSQHQSNQPDQTSTDHHLTSEIDALQSQLDSLMKCFNNQASGSDSSISGPAVSTPYSMATHIAGPIPDDGIGSW; encoded by the exons ATGTCATATGCTAACGTTGTTCGAGGCACAATCTCAGCAATGGCTCCTAATTCACAAACTAATCGTCGATCTAACAATAATAATGCTACTTCTTCTGATAATTCACAATCACAAAATGATACTCAACACATCGACAACAAATCTCATCCTCTTTACCTACACAACAATGACCAGCCTGGAATGATACTCATTTCCAAGAAACTTTTAGGATCTGAGAACTATGCCTCCTGGAAAAGATCTATGCAAATTGCATTATCTGCCAAGAATAAACTTGTAATTGTAACTGGTGACTTTGTCGCACCCGCTGAATCTTCTCCTTTATTTGTTCATTGGAAACGTGTAAATGACATGGTCATAACTTGGATCTTGAATACGGTTTCTGATGATATTAGCAATAGTATGACCTATTTGGATAATGCCTTTACTGTTTGGAGTGAGCTCAGTGAGCGTTTCTCAGCTGTGACTGGTCATAAGTTTTATGAGACACAACGAGACCTGTTCAAATTGGAACAAGGCAATGATTCTGTTGAGTTTTACTTTCACAAGTTGAAAGGTTTCTGGGATGAGTTACGGGCTCTTTCTCCAACTGTGAAGTGCACCTGTGGTGCCACCAAAGATTGGGAAGAACAGATTGAAAAGACTGGGTTAATACAGTTCCTGATGGGGTTATATTCGAGCTATACTGCTGCTCGTGGTCAGCTTTTAATGATGTCCCCTTGGCCTACTGTGAACCAGGCGTTCATGTTGCTCAAACAAGAAGAGAGACAGAGGCAAACTCAGAATTCTTTTGCTTCACCTGTTGCCATGATGGTCAATATGTCAAAATCTGTTCAAGCTGGTTCTTCTTATGCTCAAAATCGCTTCAGTGATAGACCTTCTAATTCAATACCAGAATGCTCTCATTGTCATTATAGAGGTCACACTAAAGAAAAATGCTATAAACTGCACGGTTATCCGACTGATCATCCTAATCACCCCAACAACAAAGGGAAACGCAAGATTTCTAATCCCAGGTTTTTTAATCCAGCTGCAGCAATGCAAGTGTCTCAACATCAGAGTAATCAGCCTGATCAGACCTCTACTGATCATCACTTGACCTCAGAAATCGATGCTCTACAATCACAGCTAGATTCACTCATGAAGTGTTTTAATAATCAAGCATCTGGTTCTGACAGTTCTATTTCAGGTCCTGCTGTTTCTACTCCCTATAGCATGGCAACTCATATTGCAG GACCAATCCCAGACGACGGAATTGGTTCTTGGTAA
- the LOC141670726 gene encoding uncharacterized protein LOC141670726, translated as MAEIVKQILAKPIQLADNVVKAADVTNNFKQECAEIKAKTEKLAGLLRQAARASNDLYERPTRRIIDDTEQVLDKALVLVFKCRASGLRRIFTIIPAAAFRKTSQQLENSIGDVSWLLRVSAPADDRDDEYLGLPPIAANEPILCLIWEQVAILCSGSIEDRSDAAASLVSLARDNDRYGKLIIEEGGVPPLLKLVKEGKLEGQENAVRAIGLLGRDPESVEQIVNSGVCSVFAKILKEGHMKVQVVVAWAVSELAANHPKCQDHFAQNNAIRLLVSHLAFETIQEHSKYAIASKPNMSIHTVVMTKNDTSRKNEVEEDVSSKVSRPSGVSNPSQMHNVVANTMALKPASQKHSDFQANDNDAMQNQQQQQHHPTVALTGTSIKGREYEDPITKAEMKAMAARALRHLCANNVAICKSVTESRALLCFAVLLEKGADDVQYNSALALMEITAVAEESSDLRKTAFKPTAPAAKAVVDQLLKIIEAADSDLLGPCINAIGNLARTFRATETRIVPPLVRLLDEREPEITREAAFALNKFAGTDNFLHVNHSKAIIAAGGAKHLIQHVYFAEQMVQIPSLILLCYIALHVPDSEELAQEEVLIVLEWGLKQGHLVQDPDIENLLLESKSRLVLYQSRGTRGFH; from the coding sequence ATGGCGGAAATTGTGAAACAAATATTGGCAAAGCCAATACAATTGGCTGATAATGTTGTCAAAGCAGCAGATGTGACCAACAATTTTAAACAAGAATGTGCAGAAATCAAGGCCAAAACTGAGAAGCTTGCAGGCCTTTTACGACAAGCTGCTCGTGCGAGCAATGATCTCTACGAACGTCCCACACGTAGAATTATTGATGATACGGAACAAGTGCTTGATAAAGCTCTTGTGCTTGTTTTCAAATGTCGTGCCAGTGGGCTTAGAAGGATATTTACTATCATACCCGCAGCTGCATTTAGGAAAACGTCACAGCAACTTGAGAATTCTATTGGTGATGTTTCGTGGCTTCTTCGTGTTTCTGCTCCTGCGGATGACAGGGATGATGAGTATCTTGGGCTTCCTCCAATTGCGGCTAATGAGCCTATTTTGTGTTTGATATGGGAACAAGTTGCCATTTTGTGTTCTGGCTCAATTGAGGACAGGTCTGATGCTGCTGCTTCGCTTGTTTCTTTGGCTCGAGACAATGATAGATATGGGAAATTAATTATTGAGGAGGGTGGTGTTCCGCCATTGTTGAAGTTGGTAAAAGAAGGAAAATTGGAAGGTCAAGAGAATGCTGTCAGGGCGATTGGTTTGCTGGGGCGTGATCCAGAGAGCGTTGAGCAGATAGTGAATTCAGGTGTTTGTTCAGTGTTTGCCAAAATTCTCAAAGAAGGACATATGAAGGTTCAAGTTGTGGTGGCTTGGGCTGTGTCCGAGTTAGCTGCTAATCATCCCAAATGTCAAGACCATTTTGCACAAAACAATGCTATACGCTTGTTGGTGAGTCATTTGGCATTTGAGACGATTCAAGAACATAGCAAGTATGCTATTGCTAGTAAGCCAAACATGTCGATTCATACAGTTGTAATGACCAAAAATGATACGAGTAGGAAGAATGAAGTTGAAGAAGATGTGTCTAGTAAAGTTTCTAGGCCAAGTGGGGTAAGTAATCCAAGCCAAATGCACAATGTGGTAGCTAATACAATGGCCTTGAAGCCCGCTTCACAAAAACACTCAGATTTTCAAGCTAATGACAATGATGCGATGCAAaaccaacagcaacaacaacaccACCCAACTGTTGCACTAACTGGAACAAGCATTAAGGGAAGAGAATATGAAGATCCAATCACCAAGGCTGAAATGAAGGCAATGGCTGCTCGGGCACTTAGGCACCTCTGTGCAAATAATGTGGCGATATGCAAAAGTGTAACAGAATCAAGAGCTCTTTTGTGTTTTGCAGTCTTGTTAGAGAAGGGGGCTGATGATGTCCAATACAATTCGGCATTGGCACTAATGGAAATTACAGCTGTGGCTGAAGAGAGTTCAGATTTAAGGAAAACAGCATTTAAGCCAACTGCACCAGCTGCCAAAGCAGTTGTGGATCAACTACTTAAAATAATTGAGGCAGCTGACTCGGACCTGTTGGGTCCATGTATCAATGCTATCGGGAACTTAGCAAGAACTTTTCGGGCTACTGAAACAAGAATTGTACCCCCTTTGGTTAGACTTCTTGATGAAAGGGAACCTGAGATCACTAGGGAGGCTGCATTTGCACTGAATAAGTTTGCTGGCACAGATAATTTCCTTCATGTAAATCATTCCAAGGCAATTATCGCTGCAGGAGGAGCTAAGCATCTGATACAACATGTATATTTTGCGGAACAAATGGTGCAGATACCATCGTTGATTCTACTGTGTTACATAGCACTACATGTTCCTGACAGTGAAGAGTTAGCCCAAGAAGAGGTGCTCATAGTGCTGGAATGGGGATTAAAGCAAGGTCATTTGGTACAAGATCCTGACATTGAAAATCTCTTGTTGGAATCAAAAAGTAGACTGGTACTTTACCAATCTAGAGGTACAAGAGGGTTTCATTAA